The window GGATTTATATGTTGATTGTAGCAGTTCAAGAAAAATTGTTTGTGTCTGAAGAGTATTTAATGTGGATTTTTAAATACCCTGCTTCAAGGCTGGTGTTTATTTATGAGATATATCTATTCGCGGGTTTTTTCTATATTTTTAAGAAGGAATTTAGGGAAATGGGTACGGGAGCTTATAGTGCAAAAGATAATTTTCTTAAAAAACACAGAAGACAAATTATACCTATATTTATAACCCTTAACATTGCTTTGTTTTACGTTATTGTTTCTGCTGTTACTGTTATAACTAATAGCAAGATTATTGATTATTCATTTCTTTCACCACAGGGTCGAGAATATAACTACAACGATGTTGTAAGTATTAATACAGGTGTGTATGGAAAGAAACTATACATTCCGTTTACACATTCAAAGGGTGACTTCTTCTACATTATAGAATTAAAAGACGGCTCAAAAATTGATTTAACAGAAGTAGGCGGAGTTAAAAATGAAGAACATGAGGTTTTTATCATCGAAAAGCTTGACAGTGAACTTGTAAAGATGAATGTCCCTAAAGTATCCAGCATGGAAAATTTCAAATATAGTACCGAACATCTAGATAAAATTTATACGGATAAAATACGAAATATATTAGAAAACACCAATTAAAATTATACTGGCTTATTAAGCTAACGTAAGAACTTTAGTTCAATAAACAAACAGGGAGCAGATTGCCGCGGCAGCTGCTCCCTGTTTTCATTCAAGTAACGGGAGTTTACTTCTACTTTGAAAATGTTTCGGCAAGAATTATAATGAATCGCGAGGTTGGAATATACGTTGGCAATTTGCGGAGGTAACCATCAATGACAACACATATAGTATTTGGGCTATCATCTGGTGCATCAGTTAAGTTCGCTTTGAAACTTCTAAATGATGAACAGGTCGTTGTAATGGTGGATGATTTAATGTGGGGTCCACTTGGCAATGTACTGTTGGAGGATATTCAAGAATTACGTTTTCAATGGTGGGGACAAGTATTAACTGATGAAGATATACTCGAAGATATCCCGTATCTTCGTGAATCGTATAAGAAATTTAGCGAATGGACTACTGCATTAAAGGATAATGACTCACTCTTGTTCTGGATAGGGGACAACCCTTCAGAATATACAGGGCTGATGTGTCTACTGTCCTATCTCCCTCAATCCATTTCTGTATCAGTTGTCATGGCTTCAAATGCTTATTACAAGAGATATGGCAAATTTAAACCACGCTTTATGGGGGAAATTACAGCTGATAAAATTTTGCCACTTTTGGAGGATTCGAAAATCCTTTCTCCACGTGTTAGAGAAAGATACAAATGGAACTGGATGCAACTCGTTGAGGATAGCGGCAACCTCAGAATACTTAAGAATCGTCAGATTGTGACGGTATCTGAAGATTATTTTGATGAACAGTTTGTAACTCGTGCAAAAAAAATTAGCAAAGAAAAAATGTATCGTAAAAGCGACGGATTCTTCCCAGCTGCAAGGTTAGTCGGTGATGTTATTGGGCATCAGAAACAAATGTTTATGGATGTGGTTATCGAATGGAGAATTCGGTGTTTAATCCAAATGGGCTTGCTATCTTACCAGGGGTCACTGAAAAATATGAGGCTTTATTCGATTAAGCCAGTCGTTGATTGAACTAACGGAAAACGATAGCACCACGACAACAGGCTGCCAGCATTATTGGCAGCCTGTACAGGTAACGTCCAGTTTAACGCAACAAATTATTACCAGAGATCCGTCTAATAAAGTGGGTAGGATAAAGAATTTTTTTTACTAGAAGGAGTGAAATATTGAAAAAGTTAGTT is drawn from Paenibacillus sp. V4I7 and contains these coding sequences:
- a CDS encoding DUF1835 domain-containing protein; amino-acid sequence: MTTHIVFGLSSGASVKFALKLLNDEQVVVMVDDLMWGPLGNVLLEDIQELRFQWWGQVLTDEDILEDIPYLRESYKKFSEWTTALKDNDSLLFWIGDNPSEYTGLMCLLSYLPQSISVSVVMASNAYYKRYGKFKPRFMGEITADKILPLLEDSKILSPRVRERYKWNWMQLVEDSGNLRILKNRQIVTVSEDYFDEQFVTRAKKISKEKMYRKSDGFFPAARLVGDVIGHQKQMFMDVVIEWRIRCLIQMGLLSYQGSLKNMRLYSIKPVVD